The Xanthomonas fragariae genome has a segment encoding these proteins:
- a CDS encoding pectinesterase family protein gives MQPHRRTVLRQLAANSLLTVLGLCSPVALAADPVYTVAKQGSAAYRTVQAAIDAAVQGGKRAQINIGAGVYHELVVLPATAPALKLIGAGATQTVITYDNYAARIDPRTGKEYGTSGSSSVIIAGNDFTAEQLSLGNHAGPVGQAVAVRVDGDRAAFRNVRFLGYQDTLYLRGAKLSYFLDCYVEGTVDFVFGAGTALFENVQLHSLGNSYITAASTRQGSAHGFVFRNARVTAASGVSRVFLGRPWRPYASVSFINSQLGAHIVPEGWNNWGNAANEATARFSEYQSTGAGANASRRVQWSRQLSAAQAAALDRNSILGSWKPF, from the coding sequence ATGCAACCGCATCGCAGAACCGTGTTACGTCAATTGGCAGCAAACTCCTTGCTCACTGTGCTGGGGCTGTGCAGTCCCGTCGCCCTTGCGGCCGACCCGGTCTATACCGTGGCCAAGCAGGGCAGCGCCGCTTATCGCACCGTGCAGGCGGCGATCGATGCCGCAGTGCAGGGCGGTAAGCGCGCGCAGATCAACATCGGCGCTGGCGTGTATCATGAGTTGGTGGTCTTGCCCGCCACCGCACCCGCGTTGAAGCTCATCGGCGCCGGCGCCACGCAAACCGTCATTACCTACGACAACTACGCTGCGCGCATCGATCCGCGTACCGGCAAGGAATACGGAACCTCCGGCTCGTCCAGCGTCATCATCGCCGGCAACGATTTCACTGCCGAGCAGCTGAGCTTGGGCAACCACGCAGGCCCGGTTGGGCAGGCCGTGGCGGTGCGTGTGGATGGCGATCGCGCCGCATTCCGCAATGTGCGCTTCCTTGGCTATCAAGACACGCTGTATCTGCGCGGCGCGAAGTTGTCGTACTTTCTCGACTGCTATGTCGAAGGCACGGTGGACTTTGTATTCGGCGCCGGCACGGCCTTGTTCGAAAACGTGCAGCTACATTCGCTGGGCAATAGCTACATCACCGCCGCTTCCACCCGGCAGGGAAGCGCACATGGCTTCGTATTCCGCAATGCGCGCGTCACTGCCGCCAGCGGCGTGTCGCGGGTGTTTCTAGGGCGCCCATGGCGGCCCTACGCCAGCGTGAGTTTCATCAACAGCCAGCTGGGCGCGCACATCGTCCCGGAAGGCTGGAACAACTGGGGCAACGCAGCCAATGAAGCAACCGCCCGCTTTAGCGAATACCAAAGCACCGGTGCCGGCGCCAACGCCTCGCGCCGCGTGCAGTGGTCGCGCCAGCTCAGTGCCGCGCAAGCCGCCGCGCTGGATCGCAACAGCATCCTCGGCAGCTGGAAGCCGTTCTGA
- a CDS encoding TonB-dependent receptor, which produces MHVPLRRPVGVAAARLPVVGLSVAIVLAPHATGAAAQTAPAPTTDVVDMDRVQVQATYRQSLQQSLDAKRYSVEQVDAIHAEDIGKFPDLNLAESMQRIAGVSIDREGGEGKQISVRGLGSDFTRVRINGLEALATTGSSGSDGVNRSRGFDFNIFASELFSRVTISKTQSAQMDEGSLGATVDLRGSRPFDFDGFEAAASTQYGYNDLSREKDPRFSGLLSNIWADGRVGALMSVAYSERHLHEEGYNPVRWEHGNYRNSNQGNATNNGTYGFCSPVGYNPQTPRNPLSNETRAGVGSQADQDRNNGWGSYGISATTCGTGIARPANTPENIQAYETATDAWIPRYPRYIRTDYRIERLGVTGALQFKVSDDTLLNVDMLYSKLDKDQREDSVGANLHRTANIGGKTQIVVREAQVDDQNRLVYGVFDNVDYRTESSSIEESTEFKQFSLDLQHRVNDQVRVNALVGHSTSDYQRPVFSLVSFDNTNLDGFVLDRRSGGDYPSMTFPFDATDPNNWQWLGYGAVPVNSNGTARGTNISEVRLNPQSVSNTFDTAKVDLEFNITPTFTFRTGLAYKNYDMDTSEARNISYGRLAQALPVGVGVGDLSTKLDGFGRSLNGNVPTTWVIPDFQKVADLLNINCNCDTGLPGGDYRLADVGHFGSSNNNFAVNEKSLGTYLQLDFNTDLWGRALRGNLGVRYVQTQIAASGYAPCTATIAGAISSECESFFGVASATAAAGERLLVPTTVNHHYRDILPSLNLSWDVSDEVVVRLGAAKTMARPTLAYLSPSVSGGPTQFFDDGRFFSINLGNPKLDPFRSTNYDFSAEWYFREGSLLSAAVFYKDIDSYVQRTRVLTTWEAMGYSLDLLPAGFTPETIFNMQSYFNTPGGPLKGFELTYQQAFDFLPGLWRNFGVQLNYTQVDSKIDYLFSTAGNNNTSITTTTTERDLLNLSPHSYNATVYYDDGRFSARVSTSYRDGYINNILAQEDVYDLDGARLATADVTGKYSVENVDFNMSYKLNDHLSLTLEAINLLDTADRRYVDSTLQLPDKYTVTGRQYYIGARYKF; this is translated from the coding sequence ATGCATGTCCCCTTGCGTCGTCCGGTCGGTGTGGCGGCCGCTCGCTTGCCTGTTGTGGGTTTGTCGGTGGCCATCGTATTGGCGCCGCACGCGACCGGTGCCGCTGCGCAGACCGCTCCCGCACCAACCACCGATGTGGTGGATATGGACCGCGTGCAGGTGCAGGCCACCTATCGCCAAAGCCTGCAGCAATCGCTCGATGCCAAGCGCTACAGCGTGGAGCAGGTCGATGCGATCCATGCCGAAGACATCGGCAAGTTTCCCGATCTGAATCTGGCCGAATCGATGCAGCGCATCGCCGGCGTGTCGATCGACCGCGAAGGCGGCGAGGGCAAGCAGATCTCCGTGCGCGGCCTTGGTTCGGACTTCACCCGCGTGCGCATCAATGGGCTCGAAGCGCTCGCCACCACCGGCAGCAGCGGTAGCGATGGCGTCAACCGCAGCCGCGGCTTCGACTTCAACATCTTCGCCTCGGAGTTGTTCAGCCGCGTCACCATCAGCAAAACGCAGTCCGCGCAGATGGACGAAGGTTCGCTCGGCGCAACGGTGGACCTGCGCGGCTCGCGTCCGTTCGACTTCGATGGCTTCGAAGCGGCCGCTTCCACGCAATACGGTTACAACGATCTATCGCGCGAAAAAGATCCGCGCTTTTCCGGCTTGCTCAGCAACATCTGGGCCGATGGTCGCGTCGGCGCGCTGATGTCGGTGGCTTACAGCGAACGCCACCTGCACGAAGAAGGCTACAACCCGGTGCGCTGGGAGCACGGCAACTACCGCAACTCCAACCAGGGTAACGCAACCAACAACGGCACCTACGGCTTCTGCTCGCCGGTGGGCTACAACCCGCAGACACCGCGCAACCCGTTGTCCAACGAAACGCGCGCTGGCGTCGGCTCGCAGGCCGATCAGGACCGCAACAACGGCTGGGGCAGCTACGGCATCAGTGCCACCACCTGCGGCACCGGTATCGCCCGCCCGGCCAACACGCCGGAAAACATCCAGGCCTACGAAACCGCCACCGATGCATGGATTCCGCGTTATCCGCGCTACATCCGCACCGATTACCGAATCGAGCGGCTCGGCGTGACCGGCGCGCTGCAATTCAAGGTCAGCGACGACACGTTGCTCAACGTCGACATGTTGTATTCCAAACTGGACAAAGACCAGCGCGAAGACTCGGTCGGCGCCAATCTGCACCGTACCGCCAACATCGGCGGCAAGACGCAGATCGTCGTGCGCGAGGCGCAGGTGGACGACCAGAACCGCCTGGTCTATGGCGTGTTCGACAACGTCGACTACCGCACCGAATCCAGCAGCATCGAAGAATCCACCGAGTTCAAGCAATTCAGTCTGGACCTGCAGCACCGCGTCAACGACCAGGTACGCGTCAATGCACTGGTCGGCCACTCAACCTCCGATTACCAGCGGCCGGTATTTTCGCTGGTGAGTTTCGACAACACCAATCTGGACGGCTTCGTACTCGATCGGCGCAGTGGTGGCGATTACCCCAGCATGACGTTTCCGTTCGATGCGACCGACCCCAACAACTGGCAGTGGCTGGGCTATGGCGCGGTGCCGGTCAACAGCAACGGTACTGCGCGCGGCACCAATATCAGCGAGGTGCGGCTCAACCCGCAGTCGGTGAGCAACACCTTCGACACCGCCAAGGTAGATCTGGAATTCAACATCACTCCCACTTTCACCTTTCGCACCGGGCTGGCCTACAAGAACTACGACATGGACACCTCGGAGGCGCGCAATATTTCCTACGGGCGACTGGCGCAGGCATTGCCGGTCGGCGTGGGCGTGGGCGACCTGAGCACCAAGCTGGATGGCTTTGGCCGCAGTTTGAACGGCAATGTCCCCACCACATGGGTGATTCCTGATTTCCAGAAAGTCGCCGACCTGCTCAATATCAATTGCAACTGCGATACCGGCCTGCCCGGTGGCGATTACCGCCTGGCCGATGTCGGCCACTTCGGCTCGTCCAACAACAACTTCGCCGTCAACGAAAAGAGCCTGGGCACCTATCTGCAGCTGGACTTCAACACCGACCTGTGGGGCCGCGCGCTGCGTGGCAACCTGGGCGTGCGCTATGTGCAGACGCAAATCGCCGCCAGCGGTTATGCACCGTGCACGGCGACCATTGCCGGCGCGATTTCGTCTGAGTGTGAATCGTTCTTCGGTGTGGCCAGCGCTACCGCCGCCGCCGGCGAGCGCCTGCTGGTGCCCACCACGGTCAACCACCATTACCGCGACATCCTGCCTTCGTTGAATCTGTCGTGGGATGTCAGCGATGAGGTGGTAGTGCGCTTGGGTGCGGCCAAGACCATGGCGCGCCCGACGCTTGCGTATCTGTCGCCCAGCGTCAGTGGCGGGCCCACCCAGTTCTTCGACGACGGGCGCTTTTTTTCGATCAATCTGGGCAACCCCAAGCTCGACCCGTTCCGCTCCACCAACTACGATTTCAGCGCCGAATGGTATTTTCGCGAAGGCTCGCTGTTGTCGGCGGCGGTGTTCTACAAGGACATCGACAGCTACGTGCAGCGCACCCGCGTGCTCACCACCTGGGAGGCGATGGGCTATTCGCTGGATCTGCTGCCCGCAGGTTTCACTCCGGAAACCATCTTCAATATGCAGAGCTACTTCAACACGCCCGGCGGCCCGCTCAAGGGCTTCGAGCTGACCTACCAGCAGGCATTCGATTTTCTGCCCGGTCTCTGGCGTAACTTCGGGGTGCAGCTCAACTACACCCAGGTCGATTCCAAGATCGATTACCTGTTCAGTACCGCAGGCAACAACAACACCAGCATCACCACCACCACCACCGAACGCGACCTGCTCAATCTCTCGCCGCATTCTTACAACGCTACCGTCTATTACGACGACGGGCGCTTCAGTGCGCGCGTGTCGACCAGTTATCGCGATGGCTACATCAACAACATCCTCGCCCAGGAAGACGTCTACGACCTGGATGGCGCACGGCTTGCCACCGCCGATGTGACCGGCAAATACAGCGTGGAAAACGTGGATTTCAATATGTCCTACAAGCTCAACGACCACCTATCTCTGACGTTGGAGGCAATCAACCTGCTCGACACCGCCGACCGCCGCTACGTCGATTCCACGCTGCAACTGCCCGACAAGTACACCGTCACCGGGCGTCAGTACTACATCGGCGCGCGCTACAAATTTTGA
- the pelA gene encoding pectate lyase, whose amino-acid sequence MLRSRMLGLYTLALAGALLLAPLSALADNIADNMVLLQTASGGWSKQYKGAAVDYTRTFTAAEIAELQQPGRKDDATIDNKATTYEIGYLSTLYKTEKNAKYVAAAKRGVDYLFKAQYANGGWPQFYPDLSSYHHQITYNDEAMVRVLNLLQDISQGKGDTGALLRASHGARARRAVRKGLKCVLATQVRIGGTLTIWGAQYDEVTLTPDKARAYELASLASSESVGVVRFLMRQHNPSARIKRAVDAAARWFDTHRMHDLATRKVDDPTQETGKDVILVAQPGASLWARFYDLQHQRPLYANRQGVALTDYMKVPNERRVGYAWHGIWPDKILKDEIPTWRTANGP is encoded by the coding sequence ATGCTGCGTTCGCGCATGCTCGGTCTGTACACGCTCGCATTGGCTGGCGCTTTATTGCTGGCACCGCTGTCCGCATTGGCCGACAACATTGCCGACAACATGGTGTTGCTGCAGACCGCCTCCGGTGGCTGGTCCAAGCAATACAAAGGCGCCGCCGTCGATTACACCCGCACCTTCACCGCCGCCGAAATCGCCGAACTGCAGCAACCGGGGCGCAAGGACGACGCCACCATCGACAACAAGGCCACCACCTACGAAATCGGTTATCTCTCCACCCTTTACAAGACCGAAAAGAACGCCAAGTACGTGGCCGCTGCCAAGCGCGGCGTGGATTATCTATTCAAGGCGCAATATGCCAACGGCGGCTGGCCGCAATTCTATCCGGACCTGTCGTCCTACCATCACCAGATCACCTACAACGACGAGGCGATGGTGCGCGTGCTCAACCTGCTGCAGGACATCAGCCAGGGCAAGGGCGACACCGGCGCATTGCTGCGTGCCAGCCACGGTGCACGCGCACGTCGGGCAGTCAGGAAAGGCCTGAAATGCGTGCTCGCCACCCAGGTCAGGATCGGCGGCACGCTCACCATCTGGGGCGCGCAATACGACGAAGTCACGCTCACCCCGGACAAGGCACGTGCGTATGAGCTCGCTTCATTGGCATCCAGCGAGTCGGTCGGGGTCGTGCGCTTTCTGATGCGTCAGCACAACCCGTCTGCCAGGATCAAAAGGGCGGTGGACGCTGCGGCGCGTTGGTTCGACACCCACCGTATGCACGATCTGGCCACAAGGAAAGTCGACGACCCCACCCAGGAAACCGGCAAGGACGTGATTCTTGTCGCGCAACCGGGTGCGTCACTCTGGGCACGTTTCTACGACTTGCAGCATCAGCGTCCGCTCTACGCCAACCGCCAGGGCGTGGCCTTGACCGACTATATGAAAGTGCCCAACGAACGCCGCGTGGGCTATGCCTGGCACGGCATCTGGCCAGACAAGATATTGAAGGACGAGATTCCCACGTGGCGCACGGCCAACGGCCCGTAA
- a CDS encoding TonB-dependent receptor, giving the protein MQVRIINRKTPVTLLALSIGLAPSGHVAAQDAAQLPAEPVVDLDTVTVTGYRASVEKALDIKRGQAGVVDAIVAEDIGKFPDLNLAESLQRIPGVVITREAGEGRAISVRGLGPEFTRVRINGMEALTTVGASDQSGGTNRGRGFDFNVFASDLFSQLIVRKTASADVEEGSLGATVDLRTARAFDYNGFTFAASGQAAYNAMAERANPRVAALIANTWADNTFGALLSVAYTEREVLEEGSNTGRWANGPSNGNFSDASPFAAARSADVYHPRFPRYTQQIHDQQRLGVTGSLQWKPTDRTTVSLDALYSKIDATRDEHYIEAISFSRNRDGLTPRQPARDGKPATIVRNGEIRNNALVYGEFDNVDIRSENRHDEWTTEFKQISLDLEHRFNDAFSISGRVGTSRSAHENPVQTTIIMDKYDVDGYSYDYRGNNRAPVLNYGIDPTDAAGWELSEIRLRPQSVDNDFDTGQIDFNWNIGPGFRLKGGVLAKNYTFSTVELRRSNELAVPSFANGTTIVPQDLTEQAGLKSINGSPANWVVPNLDAVADLFGIYSNSGTFAVASRVNNSRSVEEKDRGVWVMGEFSTDLGSLPLSGNVGVRYVRTEQASTGYALINNLPEQTTVGRKYDNTLPSFNLVAELTPDLLLRLGAAKVMSRPGLGSLTPGVTVAVAGGARTVAGGNPNLNPIQATNVDLGLEWYFNEGAMLGVGLFYKDIESFIQTAREVRPYSSSGLPASLLEGTGATVNDDFTFSIPLNTPGGELKGMEANYVQPFTFLPGKWANLGAQLNYTWVDSQIQYLASNGTPVMKNDLLGLSRSSWNATLFYEGETFAGRVSATNRDDYLTQAPGAETGFNVDGVHGMTGTTILDASLRYKISKQLELSLEGINLTNEASEEWVWSPSTGQLPLQYAATGRQYLLGLRYKF; this is encoded by the coding sequence ATGCAAGTTCGCATCATCAACCGGAAGACACCGGTTACCTTGCTTGCACTGTCGATCGGCCTGGCGCCGAGCGGCCATGTCGCTGCGCAAGATGCCGCCCAATTGCCCGCCGAGCCCGTCGTGGACCTGGACACCGTCACGGTGACCGGTTACCGCGCCTCGGTGGAAAAAGCTCTGGACATCAAGCGCGGCCAAGCCGGCGTGGTCGATGCCATCGTCGCCGAGGACATCGGCAAGTTCCCCGACCTCAATCTGGCCGAATCGCTGCAGCGCATCCCCGGCGTGGTGATCACCCGGGAGGCCGGCGAAGGCCGCGCCATTTCGGTGCGTGGCCTGGGCCCGGAATTCACCCGCGTGCGCATCAACGGCATGGAAGCGTTGACCACCGTCGGTGCCAGCGACCAGAGCGGCGGTACCAACCGCGGCCGTGGCTTCGACTTCAACGTGTTCGCCTCGGATCTGTTCTCGCAGCTGATCGTGCGCAAGACCGCCTCGGCCGATGTGGAAGAAGGCTCGCTCGGAGCCACTGTCGACCTGCGCACCGCGCGTGCGTTCGACTACAACGGTTTTACCTTCGCCGCCAGCGGCCAAGCCGCCTACAACGCGATGGCCGAGCGCGCCAACCCGCGCGTGGCCGCGTTGATCGCCAACACCTGGGCCGACAACACCTTCGGCGCCTTGCTGTCGGTGGCCTACACCGAGCGCGAAGTGCTGGAAGAAGGCTCCAATACCGGCCGGTGGGCCAATGGCCCCAGCAACGGTAATTTCAGCGACGCCTCGCCGTTCGCCGCCGCGCGCTCTGCCGATGTCTATCACCCGCGCTTCCCGCGTTACACTCAGCAGATCCACGACCAGCAGCGTCTGGGCGTTACCGGCTCGCTGCAGTGGAAGCCCACCGATCGCACCACGGTGTCGCTGGACGCGCTGTATTCCAAGATCGACGCCACGCGCGACGAGCACTACATCGAGGCGATCTCGTTCAGCCGTAATCGCGATGGGCTTACCCCGCGCCAGCCGGCGCGCGACGGCAAGCCGGCCACCATCGTGCGCAATGGCGAGATCCGCAACAATGCGCTGGTCTACGGCGAATTCGACAATGTCGATATTCGTTCCGAGAACCGCCACGACGAGTGGACTACCGAGTTCAAGCAGATCAGCCTGGATCTGGAGCATCGCTTCAACGATGCCTTCAGCATCTCCGGCCGTGTCGGTACCTCGCGTTCGGCGCACGAGAACCCGGTGCAGACCACCATCATCATGGACAAGTACGACGTCGACGGGTACAGCTACGACTACCGCGGCAACAACCGCGCGCCGGTGCTGAACTACGGCATCGACCCGACCGATGCCGCAGGTTGGGAGCTGTCCGAAATCCGCCTGCGTCCGCAGTCGGTGGACAACGATTTCGACACCGGCCAGATCGACTTCAACTGGAACATCGGCCCCGGCTTCCGCCTCAAGGGCGGGGTGCTGGCCAAGAATTACACCTTCAGCACCGTGGAGCTGCGCCGATCCAATGAACTGGCTGTGCCGAGCTTCGCCAATGGCACCACGATCGTCCCGCAGGATCTGACCGAACAGGCCGGGCTCAAGAGCATCAATGGCAGCCCCGCCAACTGGGTGGTGCCCAATCTGGACGCGGTGGCCGACCTGTTCGGCATCTACAGCAACAGCGGCACCTTCGCTGTGGCATCGCGCGTCAACAACAGCCGCAGCGTCGAAGAAAAAGATCGTGGCGTCTGGGTGATGGGCGAGTTCTCCACCGACCTGGGCTCGCTGCCGCTGTCGGGGAACGTCGGCGTGCGCTACGTGCGCACCGAGCAGGCATCCACCGGCTATGCGTTGATCAACAACCTACCGGAACAGACCACCGTCGGCCGCAAGTACGACAACACCCTGCCCTCGTTCAACCTGGTCGCCGAGCTCACCCCGGACCTGCTGTTGCGTCTTGGCGCAGCCAAGGTGATGTCGCGCCCCGGTCTGGGCAGCCTGACCCCGGGCGTGACCGTCGCCGTCGCCGGCGGTGCGCGCACCGTGGCCGGCGGTAACCCGAATCTCAACCCGATCCAAGCCACCAACGTCGACCTCGGCCTGGAGTGGTACTTCAACGAAGGCGCCATGCTCGGTGTCGGTCTGTTCTACAAGGACATCGAAAGCTTCATCCAGACCGCGCGCGAAGTGCGTCCGTATTCCAGCAGCGGCCTGCCGGCCTCGTTGCTGGAGGGCACCGGTGCCACCGTCAACGACGACTTCACCTTCAGCATCCCGCTCAATACACCGGGAGGCGAATTGAAGGGCATGGAAGCCAACTACGTGCAGCCGTTTACATTCCTGCCGGGCAAGTGGGCCAACCTGGGCGCGCAGCTCAACTACACCTGGGTCGATTCGCAGATCCAGTACCTGGCCAGCAACGGCACGCCGGTGATGAAGAACGATCTGCTCGGGCTGTCGCGCTCGTCGTGGAATGCCACGCTGTTCTACGAAGGCGAAACCTTCGCAGGGCGTGTGTCGGCGACCAACCGCGACGATTACCTGACCCAGGCGCCGGGTGCGGAAACCGGCTTCAATGTGGACGGTGTGCATGGCATGACCGGCACCACCATCCTCGACGCCTCGCTGCGTTACAAGATCAGCAAGCAGCTGGAGCTCAGTCTGGAAGGCATCAACCTCACCAACGAGGCCTCCGAGGAATGGGTGTGGTCGCCGAGCACCGGCCAGCTGCCGCTGCAATACGCCGCAACCGGCCGCCAGTATCTGCTGGGCCTGCGTTACAAGTTCTAA